A single region of the Pseudomonas sp. GGS8 genome encodes:
- the rapA gene encoding RNA polymerase-associated protein RapA, with protein sequence MAQQYQPGQRWISDSEAELGLGTVLAQDGRLLTVLYPATGETRQYALRNAPLTRVRFSPGDSITHFEGWKLTVQEVDDVDGLLVYHGLNAQNEVVTLPETQLSNFIQFRLASDRLFAGQIDPLAWFSLRYNTLEHTSRQLQSSLWGLGGVRAQPIAHQLHIAREVADRIAPRVLLADEVGLGKTIEAGLVIHRQLLSGRANRVLILVPENLQHQWLVEMRRRFNLQVALFDEERFIESDAANPFEDTQLALVALEWLVEDEKAQDALFAAGWDLLVVDEAHHLVWHEDQVSPEYSLVEQLAEVIPGVLLLTATPEQLGQDSHFARLRLLDPNRFHDLHAFRAESENYRPVAEAVQELLDKGRLSPEAHKTIHGFLGNEGEALLAAVNDGDTEASARLVRELLDRHGTGRVLFRNTRAAVQGFPERKLHPYPLPCPAEYLELPLGDHAELYPEVSFQAQPDANEEERWWKFDPRVEWLIDTLKMLKRTKVLVICAHAETAMDLEDALRVRSGIPATVFHEGMNILERDRAAAYFADEEFGAQVLICSEIGSEGRNFQFSHHLVLFDLPSHPDLLEQRIGRLDRIGQKHVIELHVPYLETSPQERLFQWYHEALNAFLNTCPTGNALQHQFGPRLLPLLEEADDGEWQALIDEARAERERLEDELHTGRDRLLELNSGGAGEGDALVEAILEQDDQFALPIYMETLFDAFGIDSEDHSENALILKPSEKMLDASFPLGDDEGVTITYDRNQALSREDMQFITWEHPMVQGGMDLVLSGSMGNTAVALIKNKALKPGTVLLELLYVSEVVAPRSLQLGRYLPPAALRCLLDANGNDLSARVSFETLNDQLESVPRASANKFIQAQRDQLTPRINAGEEKITPRHAERVAEAQRRLAADTDEELARLTALQAVNPTVRDSELVALRKQREQGLAMLDKAALRLEAIRVLVAG encoded by the coding sequence ATGGCGCAGCAGTATCAACCGGGGCAACGCTGGATCAGTGACAGCGAAGCCGAGCTGGGTTTAGGCACCGTTCTGGCACAGGACGGCCGCTTGTTGACCGTGCTCTACCCGGCCACTGGCGAGACTCGCCAGTACGCGCTACGGAATGCGCCCCTCACCCGCGTGCGATTTTCGCCGGGTGACTCGATCACTCACTTCGAGGGCTGGAAACTGACCGTCCAGGAAGTCGATGACGTCGACGGCTTGCTGGTTTACCACGGCCTCAACGCGCAGAACGAAGTGGTTACCCTGCCGGAAACCCAACTGTCGAACTTCATTCAGTTCCGACTGGCCAGCGACCGCTTGTTCGCCGGGCAAATCGACCCATTGGCCTGGTTCTCCCTGCGCTACAACACCCTGGAACACACAAGCCGCCAGTTGCAGTCATCGCTCTGGGGCCTGGGCGGCGTGCGGGCGCAACCGATCGCGCACCAGCTGCACATTGCCCGTGAAGTCGCCGACCGCATTGCGCCGAGGGTTCTGCTGGCCGACGAAGTGGGCCTGGGCAAGACCATCGAGGCCGGTCTGGTGATCCATCGCCAACTGCTCTCGGGGCGCGCCAACCGTGTGTTGATCCTGGTACCGGAAAACCTCCAGCACCAATGGCTGGTGGAGATGCGCCGCCGCTTCAACCTGCAAGTTGCGCTGTTCGACGAAGAACGCTTCATCGAAAGCGATGCCGCCAACCCGTTCGAAGACACCCAGCTCGCCCTGGTGGCGCTCGAATGGCTGGTGGAAGACGAGAAAGCCCAGGACGCGCTGTTCGCCGCCGGCTGGGATTTGCTGGTGGTCGACGAAGCGCACCACCTGGTGTGGCACGAAGATCAGGTCAGCCCTGAATACTCCCTGGTGGAGCAACTGGCTGAAGTCATTCCCGGCGTATTACTGCTGACCGCTACCCCGGAACAACTGGGCCAGGACAGCCACTTCGCCCGTCTGCGCCTGCTCGACCCGAACCGTTTCCATGACCTGCACGCCTTCCGCGCCGAGAGCGAAAACTATCGCCCCGTGGCCGAAGCCGTTCAGGAGCTGCTGGACAAGGGGCGCCTGTCGCCTGAAGCACACAAGACCATTCACGGCTTCCTCGGTAATGAAGGCGAAGCGCTGCTGGCCGCCGTCAATGATGGCGATACCGAAGCCAGCGCCCGTCTGGTGCGCGAACTGCTGGACCGCCATGGCACTGGCCGCGTGCTGTTCCGTAATACTCGTGCCGCCGTGCAGGGTTTCCCGGAGCGCAAACTGCACCCGTATCCGCTGCCGTGCCCGGCCGAATACCTCGAACTGCCGTTGGGCGATCACGCCGAGCTGTACCCGGAAGTCAGCTTCCAGGCCCAGCCGGACGCCAACGAAGAAGAACGCTGGTGGAAATTCGACCCGCGCGTCGAGTGGCTGATCGACACCCTGAAAATGCTCAAGCGCACCAAAGTGCTGGTGATCTGCGCCCACGCCGAAACCGCCATGGACCTGGAAGACGCCCTGCGCGTACGTTCCGGCATTCCGGCCACGGTCTTCCACGAAGGCATGAACATCCTTGAGCGTGACCGCGCCGCCGCCTACTTCGCCGACGAAGAATTCGGCGCCCAGGTGCTGATCTGCTCGGAAATCGGCAGTGAAGGTCGCAACTTCCAGTTCTCGCACCATCTGGTGCTGTTCGATCTGCCGTCGCACCCGGACCTGCTGGAGCAGCGCATCGGTCGTCTCGACCGGATCGGCCAGAAGCACGTCATCGAACTGCACGTGCCGTACCTGGAAACCAGCCCGCAAGAGCGGCTGTTCCAGTGGTACCACGAAGCGCTGAACGCGTTCCTCAACACCTGCCCGACCGGCAACGCCTTGCAGCATCAGTTCGGCCCGCGCCTGCTGCCGCTGCTGGAAGAAGCCGACGATGGCGAGTGGCAAGCGCTGATCGACGAGGCCCGCGCCGAGCGTGAGCGCCTGGAAGACGAGCTGCACACCGGGCGCGACCGCTTGCTGGAACTCAACTCCGGCGGAGCAGGCGAAGGTGATGCACTGGTCGAAGCGATCCTCGAACAGGACGATCAGTTCGCCCTGCCGATCTACATGGAGACCCTGTTCGACGCTTTCGGCATCGACAGCGAAGACCATTCGGAAAACGCGCTGATCCTCAAGCCCAGCGAAAAAATGCTCGACGCCAGCTTCCCGCTGGGCGACGACGAAGGCGTGACCATCACCTACGATCGTAACCAGGCGCTGTCTCGTGAAGACATGCAGTTCATCACCTGGGAACACCCGATGGTTCAGGGCGGTATGGACCTGGTGCTGTCCGGCTCGATGGGCAACACCGCCGTGGCGCTGATCAAGAACAAGGCGCTGAAACCGGGCACCGTGTTGCTGGAACTGCTCTACGTCAGCGAAGTGGTGGCGCCGCGTTCGCTGCAACTGGGCCGCTACCTGCCGCCGGCGGCCCTGCGCTGCCTGCTCGACGCCAATGGCAATGACCTGTCGGCCCGGGTGTCGTTCGAAACCCTGAACGATCAACTGGAAAGCGTGCCCCGCGCCAGCGCCAACAAGTTCATCCAGGCCCAGCGCGACCAGCTGACGCCACGGATCAACGCCGGCGAAGAGAAGATCACCCCGCGTCACGCCGAACGCGTGGCCGAGGCGCAACGTCGCCTGGCAGCCGATACCGACGAAGAACTGGCGCGCCTGACCGCCTTGCAAGCGGTCAACCCGACCGTGCGCGACAGCGAACTGGTTGCACTGCGCAAGCAACGCGAGCAAGGCCTGGCCATGCTCGACAAAGCCGCGCTGCGACTGGAAGCGATTCGGGTGTTGGTGGCGGGTTAA
- a CDS encoding YkgJ family cysteine cluster protein, which translates to MSEASPCLNCGACCSHFRVSFFWGECTSAGGTVPDELVTSISPSRVAMLGTDCKPVRCVGLVGEVGTTVQCSIYDQRSSTCREFDASWANGEANVDCDAARAAFGLPPLQPEFETPFEQIV; encoded by the coding sequence ATGTCCGAAGCCAGTCCGTGTCTGAATTGCGGTGCCTGCTGTTCTCATTTCCGCGTGTCTTTTTTCTGGGGTGAATGCACCTCGGCCGGGGGAACGGTGCCTGACGAACTTGTCACGTCCATCAGCCCCAGCCGGGTGGCCATGCTGGGCACAGACTGCAAACCCGTTCGCTGTGTCGGTCTGGTGGGAGAAGTGGGCACCACAGTGCAGTGCTCGATTTATGATCAGCGCTCCAGCACCTGTCGGGAGTTCGACGCCTCTTGGGCCAATGGCGAGGCGAACGTGGATTGCGATGCGGCACGGGCCGCGTTCGGGCTGCCCCCCCTGCAACCTGAATTCGAAACGCCTTTTGAGCAGATCGTCTAA
- a CDS encoding bifunctional diguanylate cyclase/phosphodiesterase, with product MEWLGLHFMTELPESGQVILNCTHNPFLVLLAYLVACTAGFATLDMTERVGHVEKSASQRLWRWIGAGCLAGGIWSMHFISMLAFQAPIEIHYHLPTTLISLLFALTASWLAMYTLSHPQLNFWQYLRAAVWIGLGIATMHYVGMAALRSNAQVYYQPVLFVLSVVIAIGASLAALLISSHLRDDTGAYHLLLKYTASLVLGAGIVSMHFTGMASLNLMLPDDSLQPLPDDNNHLQLGLTVAVMALLIIGSSISAALADKKLQHKESDLQRVNALLGQLDQARMSLQQVAHYDPLTNLINRRGFNQLFAERLIEKTNEGGMLAVMFLDIDHFKRINDSLGHDAGDELLKVLASHIKASVRSHEDVVARFGGDEFCILISLYDREEARQMAQRIMLKMKEPIELSGRRMVMTTSIGISLFPEDGKTCEELLKNADLALYQSKDCGRNALHFFSSNLKTRATLELQLEEELRHALRENIGLMLYYQPIHDLRIGRVTKLEALVRWQHPVHGLLTPDRFIAIAEANGLIADLDNWVLRKACEDLGELSRHNCEDLKIAVNCSPLNLAREELANEIEHALHLFGVAPHRLELEVTENALMGNIANTLVLLRQIRALGVSLSIDDFGTGYSSLAYLRRLPLNTLKIDRSFIQDIPKATQDMEIVQAIIVMAHTLHLQVVTEGVETFEQYDFLERHGCDFVQGYLLSRPVPLVELRPVLAEINQRKHMHTINSLSLAHGIAALTSTDPFPETPAPHGGASVVRPIR from the coding sequence ATGGAGTGGCTTGGTTTGCATTTCATGACCGAGCTACCGGAAAGCGGGCAGGTCATCCTCAATTGCACCCATAACCCGTTTCTGGTGTTGCTGGCCTATCTGGTCGCCTGCACGGCCGGTTTCGCTACGCTGGACATGACCGAGCGGGTGGGTCATGTGGAAAAATCCGCCTCTCAACGACTCTGGCGCTGGATCGGCGCCGGGTGTCTGGCGGGCGGTATCTGGTCCATGCATTTCATCAGCATGCTGGCCTTCCAGGCGCCGATCGAGATCCATTACCACCTGCCCACCACCCTGATCTCGCTGTTGTTCGCCCTGACCGCCTCGTGGCTGGCCATGTACACCCTCAGCCATCCCCAGCTGAATTTCTGGCAATACCTGCGGGCCGCGGTGTGGATCGGCCTGGGCATCGCGACCATGCACTACGTCGGCATGGCCGCGCTGCGATCGAATGCGCAGGTCTATTACCAACCCGTCCTGTTCGTGCTCTCCGTCGTGATCGCTATCGGGGCCAGCCTGGCTGCCCTATTGATTTCCAGTCACTTGCGCGATGACACCGGTGCGTATCATCTGCTGCTCAAATACACCGCCAGTCTGGTGCTCGGGGCCGGCATTGTCAGCATGCACTTCACCGGCATGGCATCGCTCAACCTGATGCTGCCCGATGACAGCCTTCAACCGCTGCCCGACGACAATAATCACCTGCAACTGGGGCTGACGGTGGCGGTGATGGCGCTGCTGATCATCGGCAGCAGCATCAGTGCCGCACTGGCGGACAAGAAGCTGCAACACAAGGAGTCCGACCTGCAGCGGGTCAACGCCCTGCTCGGTCAACTGGACCAGGCACGCATGTCGCTGCAACAGGTGGCGCACTACGACCCCTTGACCAACCTGATCAATCGCCGGGGTTTCAACCAGCTCTTCGCCGAGAGACTCATCGAGAAAACCAACGAAGGCGGCATGCTGGCGGTGATGTTCCTGGACATCGACCACTTCAAGCGAATCAACGACAGCCTCGGCCATGACGCCGGCGACGAATTGCTCAAAGTCCTGGCCAGCCACATCAAAGCCTCGGTCCGCAGCCACGAAGACGTGGTGGCGCGTTTTGGTGGCGACGAATTCTGCATCCTCATCAGCCTCTACGACCGTGAAGAGGCGCGGCAAATGGCCCAGCGCATCATGCTGAAAATGAAGGAACCCATCGAGTTGTCCGGACGGCGCATGGTCATGACCACCAGCATCGGCATCAGCCTGTTTCCGGAAGACGGCAAAACCTGCGAAGAACTGCTGAAAAACGCCGATCTGGCGCTGTACCAATCCAAAGATTGCGGTCGTAACGCCCTGCACTTTTTCAGCTCAAACCTGAAAACCCGCGCCACACTGGAGTTGCAACTCGAAGAAGAACTGCGTCACGCACTGCGCGAAAACATCGGGTTGATGCTGTATTACCAACCGATCCATGACCTGAGAATCGGCCGAGTCACCAAACTTGAAGCGCTGGTCCGTTGGCAACACCCGGTTCACGGATTGCTGACACCGGATCGGTTCATCGCCATCGCCGAGGCCAACGGCCTGATCGCCGATCTGGACAACTGGGTGCTGCGCAAGGCCTGCGAGGACTTGGGCGAACTGTCCCGCCACAATTGCGAAGACCTCAAAATCGCGGTGAATTGTTCGCCCCTGAACCTGGCGCGAGAAGAGCTGGCCAATGAAATCGAACACGCCCTGCACCTCTTCGGGGTGGCACCACACCGGCTGGAACTGGAAGTGACCGAGAATGCGCTGATGGGCAATATCGCCAACACCCTGGTATTGCTGCGGCAGATTCGCGCCCTTGGCGTTTCGTTGTCGATCGACGACTTCGGCACCGGCTATTCATCCCTGGCCTACCTCAGGCGCCTGCCATTAAACACGCTGAAGATCGACCGCTCGTTCATTCAGGACATCCCCAAGGCCACCCAGGACATGGAAATCGTCCAGGCCATTATCGTCATGGCCCACACCCTGCATTTGCAGGTCGTCACCGAAGGCGTCGAAACCTTCGAGCAATACGATTTTCTCGAACGCCACGGCTGCGATTTCGTTCAGGGCTACTTGCTGAGCCGTCCGGTGCCACTGGTTGAGTTGCGCCCGGTGCTGGCCGAAATCAACCAGCGCAAGCACATGCACACCATCAATTCGTTGAGTCTGGCTCACGGTATAGCTGCACTAACGTCGACGGATCCTTTTCCAGAAACCCCTGCCCCCCATGGAGGCGCATCAGTTGTGCGGCCAATCCGCTGA
- the ccoM gene encoding cytochrome c oxidase subunit CcoM, protein MFFDNVVIAGVLTVGLMVLFFAGFGFFIWKDSHKRRKP, encoded by the coding sequence ATGTTTTTCGATAACGTGGTGATCGCCGGAGTGCTGACAGTCGGCCTCATGGTTCTGTTTTTTGCAGGGTTTGGATTTTTTATCTGGAAGGATTCACATAAACGGAGAAAACCGTAG
- a CDS encoding MFS transporter, with protein MQSTTQAANAWRILFLLFLANLFNFFDRTIPAIIIEPIRMEWHLSDFQLGIIGTAFTIVYAIAGLPLGRLADTGSRSKLMGWGLAAWSGLTAVNGLVGSFWSFLIVRMGIGIGEASYAPAANSLIGDLFPAHRRARAMGIFMLGLPLGLLLAFFTIGAMVKAFDSWRAPFFIAAVPGLILAVFMFFIKEPKRGAAESVQVSQERVDRPIRRVLAVPTFLRLVMAGLCFNFATYACNSFLVPMLQRYFLMPLQDAAVATGVIVGVTGLFGLTLGGWIADKIHQRVANGRLLFAAFSLVISTLCTAWALHAGRIEIGVFVAVFSLGWLFAYNFYTCVYTAIQDVVEPRLRATAMALFFAGLYLLGGGLGPVVVGGLSDHFAHSAMLSAGAEQMTEAFKAVGLHDAMYLIPVALFFTMVFLFLASRCFVRDAKRMKEGLVAVVEPAGSAVTA; from the coding sequence ATGCAGAGCACGACCCAAGCGGCGAATGCCTGGCGCATTCTGTTCCTGTTGTTCCTGGCCAACCTGTTCAACTTCTTTGACCGCACCATCCCGGCCATCATCATCGAGCCGATCCGCATGGAATGGCACCTCAGCGACTTTCAGCTGGGGATCATCGGGACCGCATTCACCATCGTTTACGCCATTGCCGGCCTGCCTCTGGGGCGATTGGCCGATACCGGCTCGCGCAGCAAACTGATGGGCTGGGGCCTGGCGGCATGGAGCGGGCTGACCGCGGTCAACGGATTGGTGGGCAGTTTCTGGAGTTTTCTGATCGTGCGCATGGGCATCGGTATCGGTGAAGCCAGTTACGCGCCGGCTGCCAACTCGCTGATCGGCGACCTGTTCCCCGCGCACCGTCGGGCACGGGCCATGGGCATTTTCATGCTCGGATTGCCGTTGGGCCTGCTGCTGGCCTTTTTCACGATTGGCGCGATGGTCAAGGCGTTCGACAGCTGGCGTGCGCCGTTCTTCATTGCGGCGGTGCCAGGGTTGATCCTCGCGGTGTTCATGTTCTTCATCAAAGAGCCGAAACGTGGCGCCGCGGAAAGCGTGCAGGTTTCGCAGGAGCGCGTGGACCGGCCGATCCGTCGAGTGCTGGCGGTGCCGACTTTCCTGCGGCTGGTGATGGCGGGGCTGTGCTTCAACTTCGCGACGTATGCCTGTAACTCGTTTCTGGTGCCGATGCTGCAGCGCTATTTCCTGATGCCGTTGCAGGATGCGGCGGTGGCGACCGGGGTGATCGTCGGGGTGACCGGGTTGTTCGGCCTGACGCTCGGCGGCTGGATCGCCGACAAGATTCACCAGCGGGTGGCCAACGGGCGACTGCTGTTCGCCGCATTCAGTCTGGTCATTTCGACGTTGTGCACGGCTTGGGCGCTGCATGCCGGGCGAATCGAAATCGGGGTGTTTGTCGCGGTGTTCAGCCTGGGTTGGTTGTTCGCCTACAACTTCTATACCTGTGTGTACACGGCGATTCAGGACGTGGTCGAACCGCGCCTACGGGCGACGGCGATGGCGTTGTTCTTTGCCGGGTTGTATCTGTTGGGCGGTGGTTTGGGGCCGGTGGTGGTGGGCGGTCTGTCCGATCATTTCGCCCATAGCGCGATGCTCTCGGCGGGCGCCGAACAGATGACCGAGGCGTTCAAGGCTGTCGGTCTGCATGACGCGATGTACCTGATTCCTGTGGCGCTGTTTTTCACCATGGTGTTTCTGTTTTTGGCGTCGCGGTGTTTTGTCAGAGATGCCAAGCGGATGAAGGAAGGGTTGGTGGCGGTGGTTGAGCCTGCGGGTTCTGCGGTGACTGCCTGA
- a CDS encoding inorganic phosphate transporter → MIDLFSGLDAWVLVSLLLALAFVLAFEFINGFHDTANAVATVIYTKAMPPHLAVFFSGVFNFLGVLLGGVGVAYAIVHLLPVELLINVNTGHGLAMVFSLLAAAITWNLGTWYFGIPASSSHTLIGSILGVGLANALINDIPLADGVNWQKAIDIGASLVFSPMAGFLVAALVLIGLKWWRPLSKMHKTPEQRRKIDDKKHPPFWNRLVLVISAMAVSFVHGSNDGQKGIGLIMLVLIGIVPAQFVLDLGSTTYQIERTRDATLHLSQFYKRNSDTLGEFLALGKSVEGDLPEKFRCNPQQTEPTIAALLDTLKGVADYHSLPAESRIEVRRYLLCLDDTAKKVSKLPGLAAREKADLDKLRKDLTTTTEYAPFWVILAVALALGLGTMVGWKRVVLTIGEKIGKQGMTYAQGMSAQITTASMIGLANIFSLPVSTTHVLSSGVAGTMVANKSGLQGGTVRTILLAWVLTLPATVALSAGLFWLASKALGS, encoded by the coding sequence ATGATCGATTTATTCAGCGGACTGGATGCTTGGGTGCTTGTGAGCCTCTTGCTCGCCCTGGCCTTTGTCCTCGCCTTCGAGTTCATCAACGGCTTTCATGACACCGCAAACGCGGTGGCCACTGTTATCTACACCAAAGCCATGCCGCCTCATCTGGCGGTGTTCTTTTCCGGTGTGTTCAACTTCCTCGGCGTACTGCTGGGCGGTGTGGGGGTGGCGTATGCCATCGTCCATCTGCTGCCGGTAGAACTGTTGATCAATGTGAACACCGGTCACGGGCTGGCCATGGTGTTCTCGTTACTCGCCGCCGCCATCACCTGGAACCTGGGCACCTGGTACTTCGGTATCCCGGCCTCCAGCTCCCATACGCTGATCGGTTCGATCCTCGGTGTCGGCCTGGCCAACGCCCTGATCAACGACATTCCGTTGGCCGACGGCGTCAACTGGCAGAAAGCGATCGACATCGGCGCGTCCCTGGTGTTCTCGCCGATGGCCGGCTTCCTTGTTGCCGCCCTGGTGCTGATCGGCCTTAAATGGTGGCGTCCGCTGTCCAAGATGCACAAGACACCGGAACAGCGCCGCAAGATCGACGACAAGAAACACCCGCCGTTCTGGAACCGTCTGGTTCTGGTGATTTCGGCCATGGCTGTGAGCTTCGTGCACGGTTCGAACGATGGCCAGAAAGGTATCGGCCTGATCATGCTGGTGCTGATCGGTATCGTGCCGGCGCAGTTCGTACTTGACCTGGGCAGCACTACCTACCAGATCGAACGGACGCGCGATGCAACCCTGCACCTGAGCCAGTTCTACAAGCGCAATTCCGATACGCTGGGTGAATTCCTGGCCCTGGGCAAAAGCGTGGAAGGTGATCTGCCGGAGAAATTCCGTTGCAACCCGCAACAGACCGAACCGACCATCGCCGCCCTGCTCGACACCCTCAAGGGTGTAGCCGACTACCATTCGCTGCCAGCAGAAAGCCGCATCGAAGTGCGTCGTTACCTGCTCTGCCTGGACGACACGGCGAAGAAAGTCAGCAAGCTGCCTGGCCTCGCTGCCCGTGAAAAGGCTGACCTGGACAAACTGCGCAAGGACCTGACCACCACCACTGAATACGCCCCGTTCTGGGTGATTCTAGCGGTCGCACTGGCCCTCGGCCTGGGTACCATGGTCGGCTGGAAACGCGTGGTACTGACCATCGGCGAGAAAATCGGCAAGCAAGGCATGACCTATGCCCAAGGCATGTCGGCGCAGATCACCACCGCGAGCATGATCGGCCTGGCCAACATCTTCAGCCTGCCCGTCTCCACCACCCACGTCCTGTCCTCAGGCGTAGCCGGCACCATGGTCGCGAACAAAAGCGGCCTGCAAGGTGGCACCGTCAGAACCATCCTGCTGGCCTGGGTCCTGACCCTACCAGCCACCGTGGCCCTGTCGGCCGGCCTGTTCTGGCTGGCCTCCAAGGCACTGGGTAGCTGA
- a CDS encoding aspartate-semialdehyde dehydrogenase, with protein MLPPMLPLSAVPITSQQDPIRQRPDIPPVVPVQESSNESTIDLQKRDPEEAGLQLREEQRRQQERERRRREADEDPEEHLAIPGNELNADNTVPVAPLMENQPRQGLWVDIEI; from the coding sequence ATGCTGCCACCGATGCTCCCCTTGAGCGCCGTGCCGATCACTTCACAACAGGATCCGATCCGCCAGCGCCCGGATATTCCGCCCGTGGTGCCGGTGCAGGAAAGCTCCAATGAAAGCACCATCGACCTGCAAAAGCGCGACCCGGAAGAGGCGGGCCTGCAGCTGCGCGAGGAACAGCGCCGGCAGCAGGAACGGGAGCGGCGTCGTCGTGAAGCCGATGAAGATCCAGAAGAGCATCTGGCGATCCCCGGCAACGAACTCAATGCCGACAATACCGTGCCGGTGGCGCCATTGATGGAGAATCAGCCACGTCAGGGATTGTGGGTCGATATCGAGATCTGA
- the pcaR gene encoding pca regulon transcriptional regulator PcaR: MNDQMRNSFASVAPPIVASPAKRIQALTGDPDFMTSLARGLAVVQAFQERKRHLTIAQISHRTEIPRAAVRRCLHTLIKLGYATTDGRTYSLLPKVLTLGHAYLSSTPLAVSAQPYLDRMSEQLHEACNMATLEGDDILYIARSATTQRLISVDLSVGGRLPAYCTSMGRILLAALDDTSLREYLDHAELQAKTSRTLHTPEALLECLQEVRRQGWCIVDQELEQGLRSIAVPVYDASGQVVAALNVSTHAGRVSRSELEQRFLPGLLSASRDLSAQLFA; encoded by the coding sequence ATGAACGATCAAATGCGCAATTCCTTCGCTTCAGTGGCACCGCCGATCGTCGCCTCGCCCGCCAAGCGAATCCAGGCCCTGACCGGTGACCCGGATTTCATGACCTCCCTGGCCCGTGGCCTGGCGGTGGTGCAAGCGTTCCAGGAGCGCAAGCGGCACCTGACCATTGCACAGATCAGCCATCGCACGGAAATTCCCCGCGCCGCTGTGCGACGTTGCCTGCATACGCTGATCAAGCTCGGCTACGCCACCACCGACGGGCGCACCTATTCGCTGCTGCCCAAAGTCTTGACCCTGGGCCATGCCTATCTGTCGTCGACCCCGCTGGCAGTGTCTGCCCAGCCGTATCTGGACCGCATGAGCGAGCAACTGCACGAGGCCTGCAACATGGCCACGCTGGAGGGCGATGACATTTTGTACATCGCGCGCTCCGCGACCACCCAACGGCTGATTTCCGTCGATCTCTCGGTGGGTGGGCGCCTGCCGGCCTATTGCACCTCCATGGGCCGGATTCTTCTTGCCGCGCTGGACGACACGTCGCTGCGCGAATACCTCGACCATGCAGAGCTGCAAGCCAAGACCAGTCGCACCCTGCATACCCCCGAAGCCTTGCTCGAATGCCTGCAAGAGGTGCGGCGACAAGGCTGGTGCATCGTCGATCAGGAGCTGGAGCAGGGCCTGCGCTCGATTGCCGTTCCGGTGTACGACGCTTCTGGCCAGGTAGTGGCGGCGCTGAACGTCAGCACCCACGCCGGCCGGGTCAGCCGCAGCGAGCTGGAACAGCGTTTCTTGCCTGGTCTACTAAGCGCCAGTCGAGACCTGAGCGCGCAACTGTTCGCCTAA